The Candidatus Omnitrophota bacterium DNA window TCCTTCATTTTAACAATGAACCCATTTATTCCATCTTTAATGATTTCTGGCATACCACCCATGTCAGTAACTATTATCGGTTTAGCCATTGACATTGCTTCAAGCATGGTAAGGCCAAAAGGCTCACAAGCGGTCGAAGGGTAAAAACAAAGCGTACTTAATTCATAAAGTTCTTTAACCTCATCTAAAGTGTACATATTAATCAATATGTTTTTCTCCATTTTGAAATGCTTCACTAAATCTACCAAGTAAGCAATGTCTTTCTCTTGAGTCCCGCCCCAATCAATAATATTTTTTGAACCAGCTAAGACCAAAATCACGTTCGGGTCTTTTTGTCGAACGATATTCACAGCCTTAATACTAGTATCACAACCTTTAGCTAGGCCAATTCTCGCCGGATGAAATATAATATTTTTTCCTTTTAGCTGCGGATAAGTTTTTAATATTTTTTTTGTACTGCCCCCCGGCTTAAACCTATCCTGATCAACCCCGTGATGAATAGTAGTAATCTCAACATCGTCAACACCAATACCAATCATTTCTTTTTTTATAAAATGGCTTACTGCAATAATATGTGACCAATTTGTCTTGTGGGTTAACTCTAAATAAAGGATGTCGTCCCAAACGTTATGGGCGGTAAGAATTAACGGGATACCTCTTTTTTGACACATTTTCTCAAGGGTCTTAATATGTATCTTGCTAAAATAATGCATATTGTGGACATGGACAACATCAGGTTTGTTTTTCTCTAAAAAATTAAAAAACAGCTCTTCGATTTCATCTTCAAGGCCAGATAAGCCACGCTTAAACAACCAGTTTAAATCCATCAGCGGGGTCCGAAAAATACTAACCCCTTCATAGTCCTGTTCGCCGCTTAAACCACTAACTGAACAAGTCAAAAGACTCACCCGATGGCCCATTTTTACTAATTCCGGAAGCAATATGGTCAGATGAGTTTCAACTCCCCCAATTATCGGAGGAAACCCCCAATGAAAATGAGAAATATTAAGCTTCTTTTTATTCATACTAATAGTAATCCTCCTTTTTAAACCCATTAGGCCCACTTTTGAAATTATGGGTCATGTTAGTTTTAACATTAATTAATTTACCAAAAATAACAATTTTAACTTGCTTATGCTTTGAAGAATTTATCTTTAATTTAACTAAAGAATTAGTTACTTCAAGTTGTAAATTATCTCCTTTCCAGCTTAAACTAAAAACTAACTTTCGCCAAGAATGTGGCATCCGAGGACTAATCGACAGCTCTTCCTTTTTAATTTTAATCCCAGCAAAACCAAAAACCAAAGCTTGCCAGGTTCCGCCTAAAGAAGCAGCATGCATTCCTTCGGGAGTATTCCCATAAAGATTACTGATATCCGTACGCAAAGAAACATTAAAAAGATTGTAGGCGCGATGAAGATCACCAACCTCACAAGCAATCAAAGCGTGCATCGGAGCACTTAAGGATGACTTATGCACTGTTCGCGAAATATAAAAATCATAATTCGCCTCCTTAGTAGCTGGGCTAAAAACATCATCAAGCAAAACCATCAACATTAAAACATCCGCCTGCTTAATGATCTGAGTTTTGCTTAAATTCTTGGCTTTAATTGTAGCTGGAATTAACAAAATTCCATTTTCGTCAGCTCGATTAAGAGCAACTTTCTTAAGACCAAAATAACCATCAAATTGCTCAATAATTTTTTTCTTATTGAATCTTATAGTTATTTGTGAAGCAATTTTTTTCCACTGACGTATCTCCTTATCATTAATCCCAAGCTTTTTTATTAATTTTTCATAAAAACCGGATCTTGTTTTTAGGCTAGTCAACAATTTAGCTGCTGTAATTAGATTCCATTTAGCAATCATATTAGTAAAAGCATTATTATTAACATCTACATGAAATTCATCTGGGCCAATCACATGACAAATATCACATTTTTTATTTTTGCTGTTATAGGTTACCCGAGAAGCCCAAAAGCGAGCGCTCTCAGCAATAATTTCATAGCCATAACTATCCATGAACGACTCATCTTTAGTGGCCACATAGTATTTATAGGTTGCGTAAGCTATGTCGGCAGTAATATGGTGTTCCATCTTGTGGGTATGTATTTTAATAATTGTACGGTCGAAATCATGGGCCCACTCCGGAGTCTCCTCCTGGCCGGTATCGGCTGACTCCCAAGCAAACTGAGCACCGCGATACCCATTCTGCTTAGCGATCTCTCGAGAAGCATTTAGGCGCTTGTAGCGATAAATTAACATGTTCTTGGCTATATTAGGAAAAGTGAAAAGATAGAAAGGAAGAAGAAAAATCTCAGCATCCCAAAAAATATGCCCTCGATAGCCTTCGCCGCTTAAAGTTCTAGCACCTATGCTTGATAAGCCATTGTCGCTGTGCGCACAAATAAGCATATGGTAAATATTAAACCGCATATTTTGTTGAAGGTTGGCTGTTCCCTCAATAATAACGTCAGCCTTCCTCCAAAGCTTATCCCAAGCAAAGATATGATTTTTGAGCAGACTGGAAAAATCACTATTAAAAGCCTTATCGAATATACCAAAAGTATTTTTCTTTTGAACCAGATAACTGCTTTTGTAAGGAAAATGTTTAATACAAAAAACCTTAGTAAAAACTACCGTTTGGCCTTTTTTAAGCTTAAGGCGAAAAACATTATCCTCAGCTACTATTTTTTTTCCGTCAATTGTATAGTAAAATCCGGCCCAATAAACAATAGTATACTTTTTATCAAAAGTTTCAGCGACCAAATACCCAGCCCGGCGATGCTGACCCAATTCTTTAACTCGAAAATGTTTTTTCCTGCCTTCGCTTAAAACTCCGGCATTAGAAACTGAGGTATCGATTCCCGTATTAACATCAACCGTGCAAGCCGAATCGAGCGGGGTAAGCACTGTCTGCATAACACCGATATTTTTGTTATGCTGAGAAAGAAACCGTAAAGATTGATATTCATAGCGGTTTTTTTTAACGTCTTGATATAAGGTATTTCTGACTAAAAGGGCCTTTTTCATATTCAAGGTACGCCGATGTCTAACAACATCCATGGCAACAGCATCGATTTTTTCACCTTCAACCGAAAATTTAAAATTAATCGGATTCGGTAAATTAACCATCTCGCTTACTTGAGCGGCCATCTTATCGTAAAGCCCAGCGATAAAAGTTGCTGGCGAAGAATCATAAGGAATTTCTTCATAGATTCCTCGTGAACCTAAATAACCATTGCCTAAAGCAAACTGCGCCTCACGGATATTCTGAATATCTTTGGAAAATTCAGTTTCTTTAATTAACCAAAGGTCATCAGCTGTGTAAGTAGAATAAATATTTTTCATAATCAGTATTTTAAGAAAATAACCCTTCAAGCTTTTGAAAGTTAAGCTCTGAAAGGTCAGAACAAACTATATCTGCTTTTGAAAGGCGCTCCGGTTTTTGATAACGATCAATCCCTATCGATTTCATCTTAGCTCGATTTGCCGCCTCAATACCTAAAACAGCATCTTCAAATACAAGGCAAACATCAGAAGTCAAATTTAGTTTTTCGGCAGCTAAAAGAAATACATCCGGCTCTGGTTTCCCTTTTTTAACATCATTACCAGTAAGAATAACATCAAACAAACTATCAACGCCGACTCGCTTTAAAATAAAAAGACAGTTTTTGCTCGAAGAAATCACCGCTACTTTTATATTTTGGGCTTTTAGCTCCTTTACCAAATCTATAGTACTCTGATAGACCTCTACGCCGTCTCTCTCTAAAAATTCAAGAAAATAAATCTGTTTTCGAGCTGCCGCGACCATAAGTTCCTGATCAGATAGATCGGTAAGAACTGCCCGGGCACCGCTAATTCTTGGAATGCCATCTACCTTTTGCTTATAATCTTCAAAGCTAAACTCCTTACCGTATTCAGAAAACATCTTTTGCCAAGCTTTAAAATGCAAAGACACCGTATGAACAATAACCCCGTCTAAGTCAAAAATTGCCCCCTTAAAGCCCATTGATTTTCCTTTCTTCTCCGTAAGTATAATTAATAATCTTACTTTTACTTAAATCTAAATTAGGAACAATAATTATAGCTTTATCCTGAGCTAGAAATTTTGACCTTCGGACACCAATTTCAAGAACTTCAGCCACTTCGCCAGAAGGGATCTTAATTGAATCGCCAATCCGAAAAGGTTGATCAATCATAATCATGAACCCAGAAATAATATTAGCTATTGTATCCTGAGCGGCTAAAGCAATCGCTAAAGAACCCACGCCTAAAGTAGTGATAAGGGCGCTTATATTAATACCATAAAGTGGCAAAATTATTAAAAGAGCAATAATCCAAGTGATTATTTTAAGCACTCTGCGGGCAAGCGGAATTAACTCATCATCAAGACGAGTTTTAGTTTTAGCGGCTACGTTTTCTTTGTACCATTCGGTTATTGCCCCGATCACTCTCTGAACAATAAAGCCTATAATCAGAATTAGTACAGTGGCTGAGTACTTCTTTAAACTATTATGTAAGTCCAATGAGATATAACTCGAAATTTTTAGCCGATAGAAAATATAACTGCCGAGAAAACAACCAAAAAGACAAACCGGAAAAAATATCTTTTTAACTATTTCCCAACTAACTTTTTTTGATATATTGTTCATAACCGGCCACCTTCAATCTGCAAAAAAATAGCCAAAATTAGACTCTTTTGACTAACTATTGAAGCATCAGTTTTTTATTATAGCATAAAGGAGGCTTTGAGAAAGATAAATTTTATAAGGCTATAGGGGCTTATTTGGGTAGCTTAAGGATAATAAAACCTATTAAAATATAAGCTATGCCCCCGACCCTAAATAAAATTAGCGGCTGGTTTGAGGACCATTCGATTAACTTATCAGCAGCTTTGCTTTTTAGAATAAAAAAGGCTTTAAAAACTCCGATGATTCCGATTAGAGCGATCAACTTAGGAATGAGCCCAAAGGCTTTAAAAGAAACTGAAATTAAACTCGAGGCCAAAAAAAGGGTTATAAAAAATAAAACTCTTTTAATTTTTTTGAAACTCTTTTTACGCAGTCTTTTCTGAAGTAGCTGCGGCCAAATAAAAAACAAAATTCCCAAAATGATCCAAAGCCAAGCGATAAAATTTAAAATCATAAATTTATTATACCATAGAAAGGTATTCTATTTCTTATCTTTTTTTTGCCTCTCTTCTAATATCTTCTCAGATATAGATGAAGGGACCTCAACATACTTTTCAAAATGCATAGTATAGTTGCCGCGACCACTGCTTAGAGAACGTAAAGCAGTTGCATAGCCAAACATCTCGGCTAAAGGAGCCTCGGCTGAAATAATCTGTTGATTGGCCTTAGTCTCGATACCTAAAACTTTACCACGACGTGAACAGATATTCCCGACAACATTACCAACAAACTCTTCAGGCGTAGTCACCTCAAGCGACATGCACGGCTCAAGCAATACTGGAGCGCCCTTTAAAAAACCCTTCTTAAAACACTGAGCTGCCGCCAATTTAAAAGCTAACTCTGAAGAATCAACATCGTGATATGAACCATCAATGAGGTTCACCTTAACGTCAACTACCGGATATCCAGCATAAGCCCCTTTCTGCATCGCACCGATTACACCTTTCTCTACTGCTGGTATATACTCCTTAGGGATTCTACCGCCAACAACGCTATTCTTAAACTCAAAGCCTTCTCCGGGAGCAGTTGGGATGATCTCCATCTCAACATGTCCATATTGACCACGGCCGCCAGTCTGCTTTTGATGTTTATATTCTTGAGTAACTTTAGTTAAAATTGTCTCCCGGTAAGCTACCTTAGGTTGGCCAACTATCGCCTGTACACTAAATTCATGTTTTAAGCGATCAACTATAACCTCTAAATGTAGTTCTCCCATTCCTGAAATAATGGTCTCATCAGTCTCTTTATCGCTATGCACAGTAAAAGTGGGGTCTTCTTCAGCTAGCTTTAATAAAGCCTTGCCGATTTTATCTTGATCATCACGGCTCTCAGGCTTAACACTAATTGACATAACCGGAGCCGGGAATTCTATAGCCTCAAGCAAGAGGGGATGATCAGGATCGCAAAGTGTATCGCCGGTTACCGTATGATCAAAACCAATTGCGGCAGCAATATCACCGGCATAAATCGTTGATCTATTCTCGCGTTGGTTAGCATGCATCTGTAAAATTCTTCCTACTCGTTCTTTACGTTCCTTGGTAACATTAAGAACATAGCTTCCTGCATCCAGCTTGCCGGAATAAACTCTAAAATAAACTAACTTACCCATATGTGGATCAGCCTGAACCTTAAAAGCAAGCGCTGAGAAAGGTTCATCGTCTTTAGGGTGCCTTTCGATAATCTTATCGGCATTTCCCGGTTCATGTCCCTTAATGGTTGGCTGGTCACTGGGAGCCGGCAAATAAAGTATTACTGCATCAAGTAATTTCTGAACACCTTTATTGCGAAATGCCGAACCACAAAGGACTGGAACGATTTGATTAGCAATAGTTCCCTTTCTTATAGCTGGAATCAATTCATCAGCACTTATTTTATCTTCAGATTCAAGATACTTCTCCATCAGCGAATCTTCCAACTCAACAGCTTTTTCAACCATAATATGGTGATACTTTTTAGCCAACTCAGAAAGTTCCTGAGGTATATCTTCAATATGAAAGTTTTTTCCTAAAGAATCATTATCATAAATATAGGCCTTCATCTCCATGAGATCGATTATGCCGCGAAAATTATCTTCAGCCCCAATCGGAATTTGCAAAGGAATTACATTGGCTCCTAAATCAAACTCGATGCTCTTTAATACTTCAAAAAAGTCAGCTCCAACCCGATCCATCTTATTAACAAAAGCTATTTTAGGAACACTATATTTATCTGACTGTCGCCAGACCGTCTCTGACTGTGGCTCAACTCCACCAACAGCACAAAATAAAGCAACCGCGCCATCGAGAACACGCAATGACCTTTCGACCTCCACCGTAAAATCAACGTGACCAGGAGTATCAATAATATTTATTCGATGCTCCTTCCAAAAACAGGTTGTAGCCGCTGAAGTTATAGTTATTCCCCGCTCTTGCTCCTGCTTCATCCAGTCCATCTGGGCTGCTCCGTCATGAACCTCACCAATCTTGTGCGACCGTCCAGTATAAAAAAGAGTTCTTTCGGTAAGCGTAGTCTTCCCAGCATCAATATGAGCCATAATCCCAATATTTCTTACTTTTTTTAGTTCAACTTGTCGAGCCATCTTTCACCTCACAAAATCCTTTATTTTATTACCTTTTTAGCTTCTACCTTAACAAATTAAAAAGACCCGTTATTATAACCAACCATCTAGAGAAATCAACCTTTTTTTAGCCTATTGACTAAATAGGTCATTTATTAGAATATAGAAATAACACCATGAATTTAATTACTCCTTTTGACCCTTGGCAAAGCAAACTTTGCACCTGTCCAACTAAATATAGCTTATCAGCCTATACGGGTTGCTCACATGGTTGTCTCTACTGTTATGCCTCATCATATATAAGAAAGTTTGACTCACCACGGCCTAAAAAAGACTTTTTAAAAAAGCTTGAAACCGAAGTTAAAAAAATTACTCCTGGATCAACTATAACTATCGCTAATTCCTCTGACCCCTATCAATCTTTAGAAAAAAAATTACAGCTAACCAGGAAAACTTTAGAAATATTAAAAAACTACGATTTAAAAATAAACCTAGTTACAAAGTCGTCATTGATTTTACGCGATATAAAAATATTAGAAGCTATTAATCGTAAACAAAGGATTGTTGCTTGCATTTCTTTAACTACTCCTAATGAAAAGTTGGCTAAGAAACTTGAACCAGGAGCCTCAACAGTAAAGGAACGCTTAAAAACAATTAAACTGCTCGCTAAAAAAATTCCAATAGCTGTGCGACTAGACCCTTTAATCTATCCCTTAACTACAGAGAAAATTGAGGATATGATAAAAAATTTAAAAACTGTCGGAGCAAAACAAATTATTACCTCAACTTACAAAACCAAGCCAGACAATTTTAAAAAAATGATCGCTGGTTTTAACCAATTTAAAAAACTCTGGGAAGAACTTTACTTAAAACAAGGTCAACGAAAAAATCAGTATATTTACCTGCCCTTTAAAATTAGAAAAGAGTTAATAGAAAAAGTGCGCAATGTTACCTTGAGTTATGGTTTGAAATTTTCCAGCTGCCGGGAAGGGTTTGAG harbors:
- a CDS encoding glycosyltransferase family 4 protein, whose product is MNKKKLNISHFHWGFPPIIGGVETHLTILLPELVKMGHRVSLLTCSVSGLSGEQDYEGVSIFRTPLMDLNWLFKRGLSGLEDEIEELFFNFLEKNKPDVVHVHNMHYFSKIHIKTLEKMCQKRGIPLILTAHNVWDDILYLELTHKTNWSHIIAVSHFIKKEMIGIGVDDVEITTIHHGVDQDRFKPGGSTKKILKTYPQLKGKNIIFHPARIGLAKGCDTSIKAVNIVRQKDPNVILVLAGSKNIIDWGGTQEKDIAYLVDLVKHFKMEKNILINMYTLDEVKELYELSTLCFYPSTACEPFGLTMLEAMSMAKPIIVTDMGGMPEIIKDGINGFIVKMKDFEALAAKACQLLEDKKLAHRFGYTGRQIVESQYTKEDVAKNTLAVYQKTLAKA
- a CDS encoding glycoside hydrolase family 65 protein, with the translated sequence MKNIYSTYTADDLWLIKETEFSKDIQNIREAQFALGNGYLGSRGIYEEIPYDSSPATFIAGLYDKMAAQVSEMVNLPNPINFKFSVEGEKIDAVAMDVVRHRRTLNMKKALLVRNTLYQDVKKNRYEYQSLRFLSQHNKNIGVMQTVLTPLDSACTVDVNTGIDTSVSNAGVLSEGRKKHFRVKELGQHRRAGYLVAETFDKKYTIVYWAGFYYTIDGKKIVAEDNVFRLKLKKGQTVVFTKVFCIKHFPYKSSYLVQKKNTFGIFDKAFNSDFSSLLKNHIFAWDKLWRKADVIIEGTANLQQNMRFNIYHMLICAHSDNGLSSIGARTLSGEGYRGHIFWDAEIFLLPFYLFTFPNIAKNMLIYRYKRLNASREIAKQNGYRGAQFAWESADTGQEETPEWAHDFDRTIIKIHTHKMEHHITADIAYATYKYYVATKDESFMDSYGYEIIAESARFWASRVTYNSKNKKCDICHVIGPDEFHVDVNNNAFTNMIAKWNLITAAKLLTSLKTRSGFYEKLIKKLGINDKEIRQWKKIASQITIRFNKKKIIEQFDGYFGLKKVALNRADENGILLIPATIKAKNLSKTQIIKQADVLMLMVLLDDVFSPATKEANYDFYISRTVHKSSLSAPMHALIACEVGDLHRAYNLFNVSLRTDISNLYGNTPEGMHAASLGGTWQALVFGFAGIKIKKEELSISPRMPHSWRKLVFSLSWKGDNLQLEVTNSLVKLKINSSKHKQVKIVIFGKLINVKTNMTHNFKSGPNGFKKEDYY
- a CDS encoding beta-phosphoglucomutase family hydrolase, with protein sequence MGFKGAIFDLDGVIVHTVSLHFKAWQKMFSEYGKEFSFEDYKQKVDGIPRISGARAVLTDLSDQELMVAAARKQIYFLEFLERDGVEVYQSTIDLVKELKAQNIKVAVISSSKNCLFILKRVGVDSLFDVILTGNDVKKGKPEPDVFLLAAEKLNLTSDVCLVFEDAVLGIEAANRAKMKSIGIDRYQKPERLSKADIVCSDLSELNFQKLEGLFS
- a CDS encoding mechanosensitive ion channel family protein → MNNISKKVSWEIVKKIFFPVCLFGCFLGSYIFYRLKISSYISLDLHNSLKKYSATVLILIIGFIVQRVIGAITEWYKENVAAKTKTRLDDELIPLARRVLKIITWIIALLIILPLYGINISALITTLGVGSLAIALAAQDTIANIISGFMIMIDQPFRIGDSIKIPSGEVAEVLEIGVRRSKFLAQDKAIIIVPNLDLSKSKIINYTYGEERKINGL
- the fusA gene encoding elongation factor G; the encoded protein is MARQVELKKVRNIGIMAHIDAGKTTLTERTLFYTGRSHKIGEVHDGAAQMDWMKQEQERGITITSAATTCFWKEHRINIIDTPGHVDFTVEVERSLRVLDGAVALFCAVGGVEPQSETVWRQSDKYSVPKIAFVNKMDRVGADFFEVLKSIEFDLGANVIPLQIPIGAEDNFRGIIDLMEMKAYIYDNDSLGKNFHIEDIPQELSELAKKYHHIMVEKAVELEDSLMEKYLESEDKISADELIPAIRKGTIANQIVPVLCGSAFRNKGVQKLLDAVILYLPAPSDQPTIKGHEPGNADKIIERHPKDDEPFSALAFKVQADPHMGKLVYFRVYSGKLDAGSYVLNVTKERKERVGRILQMHANQRENRSTIYAGDIAAAIGFDHTVTGDTLCDPDHPLLLEAIEFPAPVMSISVKPESRDDQDKIGKALLKLAEEDPTFTVHSDKETDETIISGMGELHLEVIVDRLKHEFSVQAIVGQPKVAYRETILTKVTQEYKHQKQTGGRGQYGHVEMEIIPTAPGEGFEFKNSVVGGRIPKEYIPAVEKGVIGAMQKGAYAGYPVVDVKVNLIDGSYHDVDSSELAFKLAAAQCFKKGFLKGAPVLLEPCMSLEVTTPEEFVGNVVGNICSRRGKVLGIETKANQQIISAEAPLAEMFGYATALRSLSSGRGNYTMHFEKYVEVPSSISEKILEERQKKDKK
- a CDS encoding radical SAM protein, which translates into the protein MNLITPFDPWQSKLCTCPTKYSLSAYTGCSHGCLYCYASSYIRKFDSPRPKKDFLKKLETEVKKITPGSTITIANSSDPYQSLEKKLQLTRKTLEILKNYDLKINLVTKSSLILRDIKILEAINRKQRIVACISLTTPNEKLAKKLEPGASTVKERLKTIKLLAKKIPIAVRLDPLIYPLTTEKIEDMIKNLKTVGAKQIITSTYKTKPDNFKKMIAGFNQFKKLWEELYLKQGQRKNQYIYLPFKIRKELIEKVRNVTLSYGLKFSSCREGFEELNTSGCDGSSFLE